One window of Microtus pennsylvanicus isolate mMicPen1 chromosome X, mMicPen1.hap1, whole genome shotgun sequence genomic DNA carries:
- the LOC142840343 gene encoding uncharacterized protein LOC142840343, giving the protein MARKYFYFDYDFYRVNFYEEEIMTEPEKTVAYTINSGSFDQGVIEALNNLFCEGQKSSVDDHSYQDWDISNSQDIEQEEVEMAMNMVEASEQPLVKIRQKPYIFTPGQLWELRAVFEETQYPDAIRRRELAELMNVDEQKVKDWFNNKRAKLRKNQRAILRKKHSPAINDNLDMKTLVETKNIFILQEQVGDGLFWCRRKFVAHTGQDIPIFLSLY; this is encoded by the exons ATGGCCCGCAAGTACTTCTACTTCGACTATGACTTTTACCGGGTGAACTTCTATGAGGAAGAAATAATGACTGAACCTGAGAAAACAGTGGCCTACACGATAAACAGTGGCAGCTTTGACCAGGGAGTCATAGAGGCCCTGAATAATCTGTTCTGTGAGGGCCAGAAGAGCTCTGTCGACGACCACAGCTACCAGGACTGGGATATAAGTAACAGCCAAGACATTGAGCAAGAAGAGGTGGAGATGGCCATGAACATGGTCGAAGCCAGTGAACAGCCATTAGTCAAGATTCGCCAGAAACCATACATATTCACGCCTGGACAGCTGTGGGAACTGCGAGCAGTCTTTGAAGAAACTCAGTACCCAGACGCCATCAGACG AAGAGAACTGGCAGAGCTCATGAATGTGGATGAACAGAAGGTGAAG GACTGGTTTAACAACAAGAGAGCTAAACTTAGGAAGAACCAGAGGGCAATACTGAGAAAAAAGCATTCCCCTGCTATCAACGACAACCTTGATATGAAGACTCTGGTGGAGACCAAGAACATCTTCATTCTCCAGGAGCAAGTGGGAGATGGGCTCTTCTGGTGTCGCAGGAAGTTTGTCGCCCATACTGGCCAGGACATTCCTATCTTTCTCTCCTTATATTAG